From Gossypium raimondii isolate GPD5lz chromosome 11, ASM2569854v1, whole genome shotgun sequence:
aaataataaaaagtgaaagataaaaaataaagaaaatgaagattatTTGGTGGTTAAAGGAGTGAGTAAATAAACACTAAAAGTCCTATCACATACATATGTAGGGGAAATCATGTATTTAGAAtacatattattaatatatatatatacacaattgaTGTAAGTAATAAattgtgcataataaaattaaaatatataaaataaataaattaaaattttagttgtgtGGTAAATTGGAGATTCGCAAACTTAATTGGTATAGGTTCAAATCTTATTATgtgcattttttattatttaaaaaattaaagtaccctcaaataatataatttattataaatgcAAAGAGACATTAAAGTAATTTTCCTAACAAATGTAACTATATATTTACTAACTTAAAATGTTTGACTGAGTCGGTGCCACAAGTCAATTGAATACCAACTcgattaagaaattattaaaaaattatattaaaaatttaaaaatattatgatgggtatgtttttatatttgatacaaaatctataagaaaacaatttaaacaaaaaaatccatttatttattatttatatagttatttttcattcatatatattGGATCTGCCCATATAAAATACCACTAATTATTAAGATACACTAACCACTTAAACTAACAAATTATAGGTATAATAACTTATTTGGTCCGTCAACTTTacataaaaaagttattttagcatttcatttaatttttgtttttttatcttttaaacttatattatttGTCACTTACtcaaaaatggatggaaaattaattttactgaTGTGACATGCACGTGGTCTGTcacattagcaattaattagtttttaaaaattttaaaaaatcaaataatattacaaatttatttaaaaattattaaattatcaaaaaaataaaactaaaaaactattgtttaaaatatttttaatttttaaaaaatcaattaattgctGACGTGGTGTACACGTGGACTGCCACGTCAGTAAAGTTAACAAACACCAATTTTGTCGATTTTTGCTCGCCGCTTTGGACCATCCAAGGTTGATTTTATTGTCGTATTAAGTACCCGCAATCACTTTAGATATCTCTTGCTTGAGTTGTGATAAAGCCAATTATCAACATGTCATAATGTACTATTGATGTTGATGGAGCTTATCATTCATCATCTATGGTGAGTGTTtgctatttttttcatttattgaatgaattaaaaatttacctttcaaaacaaaaaaaaaattaaatattaaaagagaagaaaaacaaatagaaagttaaaatatatttttataaaaataaaaggacaaataAGTCATTATAGTTAAATCCTATTAAATGAATTCTTAAGCGTATGTTATTAGTATATAAATAATCAACACTACCACAAAGAGCTCCATATCAACTTAACAAAATCATCCATGGGAATTCCTTTGCCTCCTTACTATCTTACTCTTTTTCTCCTCCTTTTCATCTCCTTCAACAATGTCGGCCATCGAAACCTCGTTTTCGCCGATGATGCCCTGATTGAAGCCCAATGTCACAATGCTGAAGTCCCCGAAACCTGCATAAAATGCGTAAAATCTGATCCTCGAAGTCAATCAGCCAATAAAGTTGGCATTGCCGCCATCATCATAACTTGTCTTAGCAACAAAGCCACGACCTTGATAAACAACATGACGACTCTTGCTTCGGGCGCTCGCGACAAGAACTTGAAAGTGGCTCTCCGAGGTTGCGAGAAAGGGTTTTACTACACAAAAACCAATTTGATCGCTGCGACGAGCCGATTGAAGGGGAAAGAATATGATCAAACGAATCTTCTGGTGAAACAAGCGCTCGAAGAAGAATTTGTTTGTAAGATGAAAGTGAAGGCTTTACGATTTAACTTTCCGAGTAGTGTCACGTTTGACATGGGAGTTTACGAGGAACTTTCAACTGCAGTAATGAGAATAGTTGATAGGTTTGTATGAGagtgaaaaatggaaaataaaaataaaaataaagcattaTATCagataatattatatatttcatttgaataaAAACTACTCTTGTTGAGTGTTTTTGTGTGTATTTATATGATCCAGTTATTGTTCATAGATGTAATGTCATAGATAAGTTTCATGTATGTCTACACGTAACCTACTTTAGGTCTAACACGTGTTTATACGACGGGGGTTCGCTTATGTGATGGCATGCGAACCCAACATTATGCGGCCTCATGCGCGAACTTGAAATGTAAATTGTATATAATCCGACCCGGACCCAATCAAATTATGGGTCGATAATAGTGAATATCATAATAACCTTATTCTCTggtaaatataatttcatatccTTTGCATGTTACTTTAGATGATTGATGGATTACTGTGAATTGATAAACaattattttgcatttttttctccaaagatttcaaaattcacaaaaaattcagtggtaagtataattatttaaaattttatttcatgtcttaattagtcattttatttcagttttttttttcttaattcagGTCCAGCTAGTCTAGCTTAAATTtccaataataaattttttatccaagtaTCATATAAATACTAATATAGAAGTACCATGTTGAAGCAAATTGGTGTCAGGCAAAGCATTTTGTAGGATGACAACTTTGGGATGATAAGAAAAGGAAGGTAAAATTAGCATAGAGGCATTGTAGATAGGTAAAttagttctatatgttagatcaaagagtaaagtggttattctgttaaaatttttttatccattt
This genomic window contains:
- the LOC105761391 gene encoding uncharacterized protein LOC105761391 produces the protein MGIPLPPYYLTLFLLLFISFNNVGHRNLVFADDALIEAQCHNAEVPETCIKCVKSDPRSQSANKVGIAAIIITCLSNKATTLINNMTTLASGARDKNLKVALRGCEKGFYYTKTNLIAATSRLKGKEYDQTNLLVKQALEEEFVCKMKVKALRFNFPSSVTFDMGVYEELSTAVMRIVDRFV